A window of the Rickettsia felis URRWXCal2 genome harbors these coding sequences:
- a CDS encoding NT (nucleotidyltransferase) domain and HEPN (higher eukarytoes and prokaryotes nucleotide-binding) domain yields the protein MKTTLPERSLKIQARLNFIVQQILDIAQDKIAMIILYGSFARGDWVRDLPNGYHSDTDILIILKKGKYKGYTALRLVDNIYKRLEKTGVINPKQIIPYDSLISIILESIDEVNRQLEIGRYFFTDIKKEGILLYDSGEFTLSEAKDLPWSEMKEIAKDYYEYWFGRGKGFLKGATTYLNDSEYALSAFSLHQATESLYSTILLVFSNYKPKLHNLQKLGSMVGNYDSELWEVFP from the coding sequence ATGAAAACCACCTTACCTGAACGTTCTCTTAAGATCCAAGCTAGGCTTAATTTTATAGTGCAGCAAATTTTAGATATTGCACAGGATAAAATTGCTATGATTATTTTGTACGGCTCTTTTGCTAGAGGTGATTGGGTGCGTGATCTACCTAACGGCTATCATAGCGATACCGATATTTTGATAATTCTGAAAAAAGGTAAATATAAAGGGTATACTGCTTTAAGGTTAGTAGATAATATATATAAGAGATTAGAAAAAACAGGAGTAATAAATCCTAAGCAAATTATCCCTTATGATTCATTAATATCAATAATTCTTGAGTCAATAGACGAAGTAAACAGGCAGTTAGAGATAGGGCGTTATTTTTTTACTGATATTAAGAAAGAAGGTATTCTTTTATATGATAGTGGGGAATTTACACTTAGTGAAGCTAAAGATTTACCTTGGAGCGAGATGAAAGAAATCGCTAAAGATTATTATGAATATTGGTTTGGCAGAGGTAAAGGTTTTTTAAAAGGTGCAACTACTTATTTAAACGATTCGGAATATGCGTTGTCAGCCTTTTCGCTTCATCAAGCTACGGAAAGTCTGTACAGTACTATTTTATTAGTTTTCTCAAATTACAAACCTAAATTACATAATTTGCAAAAATTAGGTAGTATGGTAGGAAATTATGACAGTGAATTATGGGAAGTATTCCCCTAA
- a CDS encoding NT (nucleotidyltransferase) domain and HEPN (higher eukarytoes and prokaryotes nucleotide-binding) domain: protein MTVNYGKYSPKATAEQKECFELLEKAYVDARYDKNYKITKEQLLYLIERIEKLKEITERICTARINK, encoded by the coding sequence ATGACAGTGAATTATGGGAAGTATTCCCCTAAAGCAACTGCTGAACAAAAAGAGTGTTTTGAGCTTCTTGAAAAAGCTTATGTTGATGCAAGATATGATAAAAACTATAAAATTACTAAAGAACAGCTGCTTTATCTTATTGAGAGAATAGAAAAACTTAAAGAAATCACCGAAAGAATCTGTACAGCAAGGATTAATAAATAA